ATTTCCTGCGGATGATTAAGTTGTCATGAAAGCCTGGCTTTTAAAATAAAAAAACCGTTAAAACCAGTTGAATCCGTTTGATCCGTGTTCCAAGGATAGTATAGAACGCTGATTGGACGGATATAACGGATAAGAACAGATGAAAAAATCCGTCAAAACCAGTTAAATCCGTTTGATCTGTGTTCCATTGGATAGAACGCTGATTAGACGGATATAGCGGATAAGAACGGATGAAAAAAAATCAGTGTTAACCAGTTAAATCCGTTTGATCTGTGTTCCAAGGATAGTATAGAACGCTGATTGGACGGATATAGCGGATAAGAACGGACGAAAAAAAATCCGTCAAAACCAGTTGAATCCGTTTGATCCGTGTTCCAAGGATAGTATAGAACGCTGATTGGACGGATATAGCGGATAAGAACGGATGAAAAAATCCGTCAAAACCAGTTGAATCCGTTCGATCCGTGTTCCAAGGATAGTATAGAACGCTGATTAGACGGATATAGCGGATAAGAACGGATGAATAAAAAATCAGTGTTGACCAGTTAAATTCGTTTGATCTGTGTTCCATTGGATAGAACGCTGATTAGACGGATATAGCGGATAAGAACGGATGAAAAAAATCAGTGTTAACCAGTTAAATCCGTTTGATCCGTGTTCCATGGATAGTATAGAACGCTGATTAGACGGATATAGCGGATAAGAACGGATGAAAAAAAATCAGTGTTGACCAGTTAAATTCGTTTGATCTGTGTTCCATTGGATAGAACGCTGATTAGACGGATATAGCGGATAAGAACGGATGAAAAAAAATCCGTCAAAACCAGTTGAATCCGTTTGATCCGTGTTCCAAGGATAGTATAGAACGCTGATTGGACGGATATAACGGATAAGAACGGATGAAAAAATCCGTCAAAACCAGTTGAAACCGTTTGATCCGTGTTCCAAGGATAGTATAGAACGCTGATTAGACGGATATAGCGGATAAGAACGGATGAATAAAAAATCAGTGTTGACCAGTTAAATTCGTTTGATCTGTGTTCCATTAAGGGAGATTTTATGATTTAATCCTGATATTTCTAAATCGCAATTCCGACCCGTGTCCAAGGAAGCCGATATGACCCTTGTGTCGGTTTAATCCAGGGTGGTCACGTCCGTCCATGGGGCCATTTTTGGAAGCCTCCTTAACATTGCCGTCGACAATGACTGTTCCATTGAGAATGATTTTTATATCATCCCCCTTAACGATAACTTCTTCATAATTCCATTCGCCGACAGGTTTTAGGAACCCTCTTTTTGCGGGAATGACGCCATATACAGAACCGTGGTACTGGTAAGGTTCCAGGTTAGCATAAATAGCAGCCGTATTGTCCAATATTTGCAATTCCTTACCAACAAAGGCCGCATCCCCATCAAGGGGAGCATGGATTCCCAATCCGTTATTGGCGCCGGGCGTCAGTTTAAATTCGAATCTGAAAATGAAGTCTGAGTATTCTTCAGCGGTATAAAGATTTCCATGACCTCCTTGTTTTGGCTGGACTGAAATTTCATTATTTTCCACCACATAATCGTCTTTGTTGCCGATCCAATGATCCAAATCCCTTCCGTTGAAAAGCGATTTGAATCCGGCGGCTCTTTCTTCTTCACTCAAGAGATCATCGCCTGACATAATTTCCCGAACGAAGATATTTTTGAATTGAACATTTTCACCATGAGCCTGTAGTTCAATGGCTTCTTTGGGGAAGATTGGCAGCGTTTTGTCCCAGTAATTTTCCAGGATAACGTTATTCACCACCAGTTCTCCATTAAGGTAAACAGTCACCCGTTCTCCAACCATTTTGATATGGAAAGTATTCCAGTCGTCAATTGGGTTATCGGCTACTTTTAGCGGAATGCTTTGGTTTATTTGATTGTTGTACAATCCTCCGGAACCGACTTGCGCGCCCACCTCTACGCGTGCAGTATCCCAAATTTGTACCTGGGGCGTTCCTCTCAAATAAATGCCGCTGTCGCCGCCTTTGCCTATTTTCCAGTCGACGAACATTTCAAAATCTGCATATTTTTTTATGGAGCAAAGGTTTTTGTATCCTTCTCCGACAAACCGGATGGTGCCGTTTTCCACCCTCCAGTCTTTGCGCAATTGCTCATTGGCTGCTGCCTGTTTTTGGGCTAATTCCTCTGGGGTCATTTTTGCCCGGGCTATCGGGTTTTCAACGAGCCCCTGCCAGCCGGATAAGTCGGTGCCATTGAATATGGAAACAAAACCTTTGTCTTCAGGTAACTTGTCTAAAAAAGCCTGCACATCAATTTTATCGTATTCACTGCCGGGACCAGAAAGATTACCCATACTAGTGGTGATAATATTTCTGACCAGGTCACCGCTAAACGCTATTTTTTGCCCCGGGTCAGGAAGCGCGATTTTTATGGCGGCCCTGGAGGCTGTTTCTGCCAGCGATTTATTGTCAAAATATTCCGATACAAAAATCATGGATAAGAATGTTTTGACGTTTCCGGCGCTTTGGAGTATTTGCTTTTGTTCTTCAATATTTTTACAAAAAGGCATTAACTTTTTGATCAATAATAACTTCTGATCCTCCGGAGTGTCAGCATGAGCAATTTGGGTTAAATAATACCCGAAAGCTTTTGACCTTAACTCCCCTTCAGGGGCGGCACTTGCCTTTTCAAATAAATACGGCAGGGCATCATTATTTTTCCATTTGGCCAATCCGTCGAGCGCCAGCAATTGCTCTCTTTCATTGCCCGAGTTTAACATGGCTGTGATCAGTCTAAGAGATTCAGTACTGTTAATGGTTGATAAAACCGGCAGCATTTTTTCTTTTGCCGGACTGTTTTGGTAGGTTTCAAAAACGAGTGTAGAGTGATCTCCTTCGGCATTCTCTAAGACATGGATGATTGCCTTTTGTACGTCACTGATGTAAGGATCATTCTGGACTATATGAAGCAAATCGAAAAGCTTAACCAGGTTGTCAGCCGTTGAGATGGATGGTAAAGCAGCATAAACCGCTGTTTTTAATGCTTTGTTATCGGTGTTTATCAATGAAGCGATTGTATTAAAATGTGTTATCGCTCTTCGGGCAGCCAGCAATTCTACCAGTACCGCTTTGCCATCATCATTCATTTCCTTTAAACTTCCGGCCAGTGTTTCAATATCCTGTGCATCACAGATTATTAGTAATGTCTCTTTTATCGCCAGATATTCTTTAGCAGAAACGGCATTTCTGAGAGACTCGATCAACACCGGTAATGCTTTTGATTTTTCCTGGAAAGCCAGGGCCTTGATCCCGGCTATTTTAATTTCTTCATCAGTATTACGGGTGGCTGGTTTGATGCAGTTTTCGAAAACACCCGGTTCATTTCTGGGCGCCAACATCCTGAGCCATTGCGGTTTTGCTTGAACCGAAACATTTGGATATGCTTTTACCCATTTCGAGACTTCATCGCTTGTCAGGTTTTGAGCGGCAAGTGCTAAAACGGCTCCCCGGTAAGTGTTATCTTTATGTTGGGCTTCTTTGATTAATATTTCGGTAAAAGCAGAGCCTTCATTTGCCCGAAGCATCTGAATGGCCGCCGTTCGAAAGTGCAGTTGGTTTTTGGCGGTACAATTTTTCAATAAAGTATTGCCTACTGCAGTACTCAGATCTGTTTTTCCGTTTTCGGCGAGTCTTTTTCCATAGTGGATATAGGCAAGAATGGACTGTGATTCGTCAAGGATAAATCCGGATTTTTTGGCAGCAGCCAGTAGAAGATTGCCGGATTCCTGAGCGGCAATTTCGGCCAGGGCTTTCAGAGATTCCCGTTGTACATCCGGTGTTTTATCTTTTGCCAATTGGTTTAATAAACTGATGGCCGGGAAGTACCGCAATTGCCCCAAGGCACTGATGAAGGCAGGTTGCCTTTTTACGTCCGCGTTCCTGGTTGCCATCATTATGGCATGGGCAGCTTTTGGCGTCCCGATAGCGG
This sequence is a window from Lewinellaceae bacterium. Protein-coding genes within it:
- a CDS encoding DUF1080 domain-containing protein → MNKSIITFISFLLIFSIGQKVTAQTNRTLETRVADILAQMPTNDLDHADKLMEEIMAMKTEGILQFCNMLVPAGTGDDTRVRYALESLAIYIGGRQAKIDENIVENTFLAAIEKAADPEVKTFLMERLIHCGSNASVPLLEQYLSHERLYNPALAALTAIGTPKAAHAIMMATRNADVKRQPAFISALGQLRYFPAISLLNQLAKDKTPDVQRESLKALAEIAAQESGNLLLAAAKKSGFILDESQSILAYIHYGKRLAENGKTDLSTAVGNTLLKNCTAKNQLHFRTAAIQMLRANEGSAFTEILIKEAQHKDNTYRGAVLALAAQNLTSDEVSKWVKAYPNVSVQAKPQWLRMLAPRNEPGVFENCIKPATRNTDEEIKIAGIKALAFQEKSKALPVLIESLRNAVSAKEYLAIKETLLIICDAQDIETLAGSLKEMNDDGKAVLVELLAARRAITHFNTIASLINTDNKALKTAVYAALPSISTADNLVKLFDLLHIVQNDPYISDVQKAIIHVLENAEGDHSTLVFETYQNSPAKEKMLPVLSTINSTESLRLITAMLNSGNEREQLLALDGLAKWKNNDALPYLFEKASAAPEGELRSKAFGYYLTQIAHADTPEDQKLLLIKKLMPFCKNIEEQKQILQSAGNVKTFLSMIFVSEYFDNKSLAETASRAAIKIALPDPGQKIAFSGDLVRNIITTSMGNLSGPGSEYDKIDVQAFLDKLPEDKGFVSIFNGTDLSGWQGLVENPIARAKMTPEELAQKQAAANEQLRKDWRVENGTIRFVGEGYKNLCSIKKYADFEMFVDWKIGKGGDSGIYLRGTPQVQIWDTARVEVGAQVGSGGLYNNQINQSIPLKVADNPIDDWNTFHIKMVGERVTVYLNGELVVNNVILENYWDKTLPIFPKEAIELQAHGENVQFKNIFVREIMSGDDLLSEEERAAGFKSLFNGRDLDHWIGNKDDYVVENNEISVQPKQGGHGNLYTAEEYSDFIFRFEFKLTPGANNGLGIHAPLDGDAAFVGKELQILDNTAAIYANLEPYQYHGSVYGVIPAKRGFLKPVGEWNYEEVIVKGDDIKIILNGTVIVDGNVKEASKNGPMDGRDHPGLNRHKGHIGFLGHGSELRFRNIRIKS